The region GCCTTCTGCCCTAAACAATTTGCCTTGAGAATAAATTCATCTGTGTCCCTTAAAACTGTACCACCGCCCCCTCTACCTCAGATGCAACCAGTTTGTGCGGGTGCCTGAAGCCCGGGGAGGCGGGTGAGTGACAGCACGCGCAGCCACAGGAGCGGGGTCTGGGCTGAGGAACTGGGGCTCGGCGGGAGCCCCCTGAGAGGGGTCTCCCTGTCGGCtgagggacgcgggcttgccgggccgagccgggccggagAGGAGGAAGCCGGCTGGAGGGGTTCACTCTGTGTTCGTACCCGTTCGGGGAGGGGCTGGATTTGGAGAGAAGCGGCTGCCGCTAAACAGCTCTGACTTGGGGCACGCTGACAGGAGGGGGCCCGCCCTCAGGCCCGCCGGCGATGCCCGCCCTGACGGGCACCAGGGCGCCTGCGGCCgccggccgccagggggcggcgGGTCGCCCCAGCTCCTCGCGCACGATCTCGCGAGAGCCCGGCGGCCGCTTGGGGAAGCGGAAGCGCGTTCCGCTCCTCTTTCCGGGCGACCGTCGCGGCGGCAGCAGAGGGGTaagggcggcgcggcccggcctgTCGCCATCCGTCGCCATCCTGCGTGAGGCGGCCCCGCGCTGTCCCACCCCGCTGGTCGCGGCGCGGCGGAGCCCGTTCGGGGAAGCGGGAGGGGGGGGTCGGTCGCCTCGGGCTCTGCTGGCGCCGCCGCGCCCGAGGCTGCGGGGTGCCGCCGGCCAGGCCCTCTCGGCGCGGGAAGGGGCAGCTCGCTGCCTGGAGAGGGGAGCGGGGTTGGCCCGGGCTCGCCGTCCCCGAGACGGGTGTGCCCTGAGGGCGCTGCTTGGCGTTCGTGTCTCGGGCAGAGGCGGCGGGTGAGCTAGCGGCCCGGGAGTCTGGCTGCAGGGGTGTCCGGTGCGGCAGGTCTGCCCCGGAGCTGCCTTCGGGTGTGCTGTTGGGAGCTGGGACTCCGGAGAGAGCTTGCGCTCCTTTGGTCTGTTCTTCCACACTGGATTATTCAGTTAATACAGCTCAGGCAGCGTACGATCTCCTGATTTGCAGTACGCCCTGGCTTCCGCACAGCCCAGGCTGGCGTGTGCAGGAGGTGCAAGTGTGTAATATTGGAAGTTGCAGAGTTGAGCAAAAGCGTCATTTAACGGACGTGCCTTTGTCAGTCAGGATGAATTGTGCCATAACAGCCAATCTTATAGTGCAGTTGTTAAGGTTTAGGGAGGGCCAAAAGTATCTTGGATTTACAGATCTGTTACGTGCACCAGTCTGGTGGTGTGCATTATTGGAGATCCCTAAGCAGTCTCAGTTCCTTCTCTCTGTGAGTCCAAAATACACGTTCACTTTATAAAGGAAGGTGGTGTATATTACCGTGCAAAATTAAGACTAGTTAATCAGGTGTCCTGCCTTATGAGAACAGCGAGCTTTCGATTAGAAAGAATGGTCTGATGTGCATGTGTGTAGCACACCTGTCAATCACAAGGCCATTGTCAATCAGGGAAGAGGCTTGAACTTTATTTGAAGTCCATTTTGTAAGGGTATGTTCACTGGAGATAAGgttaaaaatagttaaaattgcttttttatgtCCTAGCATACTTTCTGTGGGTAGATGATAGAGTAGTGTGGATGAGTTACAAGCATCTCAAACTCTTGTTTTCTTTATACAGCCAAAATGAAGTTCAATCCATTTGTGACCTCAGACCGCAGCAAGAACCGTAAACGACACTTCAATGCGCCTTCTCACATTCGAAGAAAAATAATGTCCTCCCCGCTCTCCAAGGAGCTGCGGCAGAAATACAATGTCCGCTCTATGCCCATCCGAAAGGATGATGAAGTCCAGGTAGCTGTGCTGTCAGTCTTATAAGTTGTATTGTCACACATGAGCTTCCATCTGTGTTTTAGTTTTCATGTATAGCCTGTGCAAAAGGGAAGGACTAGACAAATTTACATTTATGCTGGAGCTCTGCCATGAGTCTTGCAGAAATAATGCAAGTTAATGTAGTCATAGTCACTTGGCCTGTTGAGTGTTTCTTGAGATCACATCAGtgacaaggaaaataaaaggaacacaAGCGTGCTGGCAGCCTTACTGCACTTTAGTTACATGTATTGAGTATCACGCTGGATTAAAGGTTTTTAACAATGaagcacaaaacaaaaaagtgtttcttttctttttttatagactATTTGCTACCTGTGATACTTGAAAAATCAGTTTAGAAATTAATCCAAGTTAAgtggctttttttaatataaaatgcaaTGATGGGTGAAAAACTGTTTAAGTTTACTATTAGCCTTCTGGCTGAAAAAATACGGAATTCCTCCATTAGGGTTTATTGCAGGGAAAATGCGGGAGAAGTATGGATCCAATccattatattttccttttaattgattGCTGAAATTGTCCAGTAATTGATATCTTTGTGGCATGTGTATACAAAGAGCAGAGTTGGGATTTCAACCTGTAGAGTTCTGGTTTTCTGTTGGGATAATTAGCGTTTCTTAAGATCTGTTAATTGTTTAAGGGGTGGTTTTGAAGTATGGGACAGTGTACTACTTATGTTTGTGTTTAGGTTGTCCGGGGACACTACAAAGGACAGCAGATCGGCAAGGTGGTCCAggtgtacagaaaaaaatatgtcatCTACATTGAACGTGTTCAGCGTGAGAAGGCTAATGGCACAACTGTCCACGTGGGGATCCATCCCAGCAAGGTACGGTGTATGAAGTGAGGTCTGAAGTGCATGAGGAGACCTTGTTGGCAAATGAAGATAGTGATACTGGCATGAGTAAAGCCTTGTTATGGCATATGGATTGAGATACTACAgtgttggggggaggagggggtggagtGTAATAAACAAGGAAATGTTATGGTGATATGATAGTAGGGAAGAACTCCTCAATGTTTCTCGGGCTTATTTGGTGGAGAAGCTGCTGGAGACTTTAGAATCTTgctaaaatacttttttgaagAGACTGGTGGTTTTAAAGCACAGACCAGGTGGTTCAGAACATTCTTTCACCTTTGCTATGTGGCATTTGCACTGCTTAAGGAGGTGTTAGAAATGTTCAGATAGATGCTCAGATTTGTGATTTGTTCTTCTGGGCTATTGTGAACTAAGTTCTTCTGAATCTGGTTTTAACCTGAAGTAATATACAATGTTTAGAGTTTGTGAAAACCAGGCAAAGCCTGTTTAGGTCCTAATAGGAAAACATttcaagcaaaacagaacaactaGCCAAAACCTGGTTTGAAGCAGATGAAATTAGTCTGCTTCAGCCTTGCCATGTGAGCAAGCATACTGAAACGTTGGTGGAAGAAATCCAGTTGTAACAGGTTTTCTGGCCTAAATGGTTGGTATGTTCAGCAGAGGGAGAGCAGAATTATTCCAAAACATAATGACTTGTGTGCAGTAATAACATTTGACGGACAAGGTGACATTGCAGTGAAGCCAGTGCACATACTACTTGTGCGGTGAATAGCAGTGAAAGAAATTTACTTTTTGCTGGTCCTGTACTTCTCTGGAATTTTTCTCTAGTTGGGAATCAGAGCTTAATAAAGCTGTGCATAAAGATCCTGGTTATTAATGCAAAAGGAAcagaagaacattttgttttgcaaacttgCAGTGGGGTGGATGAACAGTTTCTGCCTCTCCTAGGTAAAAGAGGTAGGAATTAATTACAATTAAGAGAGACCTAAATGGACAGTGGAACTGAGGAGGAgtctgcagccctgctgcagcctacATGTTCTTTCTAGGATTTGATTGtcagttgtatttttaaagtactcCCTTCAGTAATATCAATACAGGTATTTCTTTGCCAGTTTGAGGGGGCACAAAAAGCACTGAAGGCTGCTTATGGGCTGAAAAATCAGTGCTGCAGTTCGCTGCTGCTTTGTTAGAAATATCATTAGGGTTGTGGCAGCAAATGGTCTGCGCAATTTACCTTTCATGTGTCCTCGTTAGTAATACTTGATAATTGCCTGGCCACTTCACAACTGTTCAATAGCAGATGTGTTCTTTCAAGTGTCTTTATGAGTCATCATGGTGCATGAACTTTTACTGTTGCCTGTAGTTTAGCCAGATGTATTGGCTAGTCCGGATGGTACAGCAATGATATGATAATGGCCAGTGGCAGCAGCGTGGTTCTCTAGTGTTCTGAAATGTAGGTAGTATTGCTTAAAACATGGAGATATTAAAATAATGATCCATTACTTCCCTTTATGGTGATGGGAAGAAGTCTCATCTGTATGCTGTGTTTTAAGTGGATGTAGTATCCATCATGTTTGAGCAGCGTAATGGTAATTAGATTTagttcaaaataattattttattacgTAGATGGATAGAAATTTGGCTGCTCTTCAGTTTGTCCAAATGTTGTGGCTGTGCTTTGAAAAAACTGCCTGTATGTTCTGATCCCTGAATGTACCCAGAAAAATTAATATAGCtcagtgttttgaaatacagaaagcaattCAGTACCTCTGTTCTACTCAAACCAAATTTGATCATCTGTGGAAATAAAAATTGGGTGATTTGGTGCAGTCTGTCAGCGGTGATCTTCCTGGGCTGTGCTATGTTACCACAGTTCTGTCAGGTTGTTGTGCTTTAACACTGAAGAGACACTAAATTCTTTGTCCTTTCTCTAGGTGGTGATCACTAGGCTAAAACTGGACAAAGATCGCAAAAAGATCTTGGAGCGTAAAGCAAAATCTCGCCAGGTTGGCAAGGAGAAGGGCAAATACAAGGAAGAAACAATCGAAAAGATGCAAGAATAGATGGTTTCCTATTTGACACCATTAAAGAACTGCTAAAATTCAACCCATTGTTGTGTCTTCTCCTTTAGAAAGTCTTGATAAGGTGTGTCTGGTTAGCAATTAAATATTCATTCTTGTGCATTGATGTTGACTATGTAAAAAATACTTccactaaaataaaaagctttttgtaCCTTTTTGTACTTTTAAGAAAACCAAGGACTTGTTCCCCATAAAGGAATGTTTCAGCCAACATTAGAAAGATGAAAACATGCATCTAATGACCATTGCACTTCTGTCTCTTTTACTGATCTTTAACACTTACTTAGATTTGTTCATGGTTTTAAATGAACATGTTAATTCTGTGCACTGTATGTATTTAGTATTTTATCAGACTTTTTAAGTAAGTTATTTCTGGCCATCAGTCTCTTTCTGTAATCCtcttaaattatgttttttcAACTGTCTTACAAATTTGACAGTAGAGGATGACACTTTAGTGGTTCACTGGGTGTGATGCGGCCAAACACAGGACTGAATTTGCTGTGCAGTGTCTCGGGGTCTTACATTAATGCTAGAGCTTGAGGACGGGATTTACCTCGCCAGTGCTgtgaggcagagctggctggTTTGAAGAGGATAGGAGCGAGGGCCGTCTCACTGCTGTTGTGGACGCTATTTTGGACGAACTTTTCTGTAAGAGGAAATGAGGGTTTTAGTGCTTTATACATCTATAACCGAGAGCTGCTGCAGCGTGTTGAAAACAGCCCTGCAATTAAGTGAATTTATTGTCTCGGTGCATGGCCCTCTAATTGCCGATAGCGAGGGAAGGAAATCCAGCGCctgccccggcagcgctgcgagCTGACAAAGGGCGTGCTGGGAATCGGGGAAAATGACATTTGCACTTTTGAAGTCATTCATAGGCATTAATACGGAGGCGAGCTTTGAACGTCGCTTCCGCGGTTTTACGCCTCACGGTTCGCTGACTGGATTTTTCTTCGGTTTTTTTCTTGGCCTTGCGTCGCAGTTTCAGGGAATGTCTTGGGGCTCGCTGCCGCAGGCTCTCCCGCCggaccctcctccccccctcccagctttCCGAGGAGCTCGGACGCAGCCCTGGCCCCCAAGGCCTGTCCCTTCGCCCCGCCGTTCCCCGCTGGCGCCGGGCTCAGCCAGGACCCGAccccgccgcgggcagggccgagcacgggggggggggggcggaggcggGGCCAAGGGCTGGCGCCCGTCGCGCTGCCAGGTGCGGCACCGCCCCCCCCGGGCTCCGGTGACGTAGCGGGCGCTGAttggcggaggcggcggggcggggcgctgcGGCCGGCcgtgaggaaggggaggggaggagaggggaggcgCCGCGCCGGGTCGGACCGAGCagcttcccgccgccgccgccgcccccgccagcCCGGCCATGGCGTACGGTGGCCTCACGGTGCCCATCATCGTCATGAGCGTTTTCTGGGGGGTGGTCGGCGGCGTCCTGCCGTGGCTCGTACCCAAGGGGCCTAACCGCGGGTGAGTGACCGGGGGTGGGTGCGGCGGGAGGCCGGGGCCGCTctgaggcgggcggcgggcccgttcgcttcccttcccatccccccTCGGGCATGGCGGGGAGGTGTGAGGAGGCCCCCGGCGGAGGCGGGCTCGGCgccccgaggcggcggcggcggcccggcggagGCGGGCCGTGCCCTCGCGGGCCTGCCGGGCGGCAGCGGCCTTGCGGCTCCGGCTCTCTCGAGTTCCCCTTTACCCCCGCCGTCgaggcccggcggccgccgcggcgcccTGCAGCGCCGTATCTGCCGTgctcgccgccccgccgggcccggagccgccgcctcctgccgcaGTAGTCCTGCGGGTTCCTCGTCGCCGTACTGGCGCAGCgcggagggagggcgggcgggcccGGGCCCAGGCGCCTGTGCCAGCCGAGATAAAGCCAGCGGCGGAAGGCCGGAGCTGCGGCCTGCGAGGCTTTCCCGAGCGTGGGGCCGGAGGCCAGAGGCGGTGTCTCCGTGCCTTAATAGTCCGTCACGGATTTGAGTTTTCCCCTCCAGCCCTGTAAACGCCTGCATACGCCGCGTCCTGTGGCAAGGAGGTGTGTTGTTCAGCTCGATGGCGTTTGAGCAATAAGTCCCTCTTCCTTTTCTTAGTTGACCTCTTCTAGCTTATTCCATTGTCCTCTAGTCTCACGCTGGATGAGACTGAAAAAGTCGCTGTAGTAGATCTCCGTTCTGTGCTTGGTGGCCTTGTAGCTGTGGTGGCCTGAGGACAAAAGCAGGGCGTCTAAGCAGAGACATTTTTCCCGCAGTGATCCTAGCGGCTCTGATTGAAAAGTAGACAAgtgtttgtctttctcttttccctaggAGATAATGACTTCTtaatctctcttcctctctctgacATCCTCTCTACTCCACAGGTACCAACTGTCTTTTCTCTTAGTTGTTTATCTGAACTTGGAGGAATTTTCCTCAAATTGCATTTAGCTCTGCTATGTACTGCCTCAATTTCAAACCCGAAGTGTGTGTTGTGCCTGAAACTTGTCCTCTAGAAATACCTTGGAAATATGTCTTCCGGGCATGTCCTTAAAGTATGTGGGAAGTATGTGGGTCACCAACAGATGTTCTGTCGTTattcaaaaatataattaactATGAGTAGAGCACTGCTGTGTTCTGATTCTATAGCATGTCCATAGTAACACTGCGTAGTCTgttaacttttcattttcttaaataaaataataataataaaaaaccaacaaaaaacctctACCCAAAGCCTGTTTCTGAATAGGGTGGTTCTTTTTCTAACAAAAGAAGTCAATGCAAA is a window of Accipiter gentilis chromosome 26, bAccGen1.1, whole genome shotgun sequence DNA encoding:
- the RPL26L1 gene encoding 60S ribosomal protein L26-like 1, producing the protein MKFNPFVTSDRSKNRKRHFNAPSHIRRKIMSSPLSKELRQKYNVRSMPIRKDDEVQVVRGHYKGQQIGKVVQVYRKKYVIYIERVQREKANGTTVHVGIHPSKVVITRLKLDKDRKKILERKAKSRQVGKEKGKYKEETIEKMQE